The genomic region GAGCGCCATGATAGAACTCCGGGCACAGGCCTCGCACGACCCGGCGTACCGCAAGCAGTTCACCGAACACGACACCGCCCTCCGGGACCGGTTCGCGGCCATCCTCCGGGACGGCGTCGAAGACGGGACGTTCGCGGACGTGGACCCCGAGCAGACCGCCGACTTCCTGCTGGCGCTCGTGAACGGTATCCGGACCCAGCGCGTCACCCGTGACGACGACGGCGGGGTCCCCGGTGCCCGCGCCGAACTGGACGCCTACATCGACCGCCACGTCCGCGGGGGTGACGACTGATGGGCCTCTCGGACCTGTTCAAGGGCAAAGAGGAGATGGATCTCACGTCGGGGGACATCGCCAAGCCGCTGTTCTTCCTCTCGCTCCCGATCGTCATCACGAACCTGCTCCAGACCGCCTACAACCTGGCGGACACCTTCTGGCTGGCGCAGGTCAACGAGGTCGCACTGGCGGCCATCACCTTCGGGTTCCCGATGGTGTTCCTGCTCATCTCGCTCGGCATGGGGCTCTCGGTGGCAGGGAGCGTCCTCGTCGCCCAGCACACCGGAGCCGAGGAACCGAGAGAGGCCGAGTACGCCGCCTCACAGACCGTCATGTTCGCGTTCGTCGCCTCCACCATCCTCGGGATAGTCGGCTTCTTCGCGGTCGATACGGTGCTGTGGACCCTCGGCGCTCGCGGCGCGGTCCTGCGCGAGGCCACCCAGTACATGGAGGTCATCTCGCTCGGGATGCCGTTCCTCTTCGGTTTCTTCGTCTTCATCTCGCTGATGCGGGGCTACGGCGACACCGTCACGCCGATGCTCGTGATGTTCGGGACGGTCGTCCTCAACGTCGTCATCGACCCGCTGTTCATCTTCGGCTTCGGCCCGATTCCGGACGGCCTCGGCGTGCAGGGCGCGGCCATCGCGACCGTCATCTCCCGGTTCGTCGCGACCGTGGTCGGCATCGCCATCATGCTCCGGGGGAACCGGGGCGTCCAGATCCGGTTCTCGCAGATGCGCCCCGACCTCGCGTTCTTCAAGAAGATGTTCGGTATCGGCGTTCCGGCCTCCATCGAGGGCACCGGCCGCTCGGTCTCGGTGAACCTCATGCTCATCGTCGTCGCCATCTTCTCCTCCGGCTTCGTCGCCGCCTTCGGGGTCGGCATCCGCATCTTCTCGGTCATCTTCCTCCCGGCCATCGCGGTCGGCCAAGGCGTCGAGACGATGGTCGGCCAGAACATCGGCGCGGGCAAGTACGACCGGGCGAAGCGAACCGCCGACACCGCGGCTGTCGGGATGTTCGCCGCGCTCTCGGTCCTGGCAGTGGTCGTCTTCGCGTTCACCGAACCCATCGTCTCGCCGCTGTCACCCAACGAAGAGGTCACGGACATCGCGGTGACGTTCCTCCGGGTCGTCGCGCCGACCTTCGGCTTCATCGGCGTGATGCGCTCGTACAACGGCGCGTTCCGCGGGTCGGGGAAGACGATGGTCTCGGCGGCCATCGCCATCACCATGCTCGGCATCATCCGCCTCCCCATCGCCTGGGTGCTCTCGCGTGGCATCGACCCGGTCGCTTCGATGGTCCCGTTCGCGACCGGTCAGGCCGGTATCTGGGCGTCGTTCGTCGTCTCGAACACGCTCGGCGCGGTCATCGCGTTCGCCTGGTTCCGCCGGGGCACCTGGCGCGGGGCCGACGTGCGCGGCCGGGGCGCGGTCGACGCGTCGCCGACGGACGACTAGTCGCGTCAGTTCACTTATAAAGAGAATTTGGCCGTCCTTCTTCGTCGCTGAGCTGTCAAGCGATTTCTGTATCGACTAATCATGACCTGTACCGCGGGAACAG from Haloarchaeobius sp. HME9146 harbors:
- a CDS encoding MATE family efflux transporter — protein: MGLSDLFKGKEEMDLTSGDIAKPLFFLSLPIVITNLLQTAYNLADTFWLAQVNEVALAAITFGFPMVFLLISLGMGLSVAGSVLVAQHTGAEEPREAEYAASQTVMFAFVASTILGIVGFFAVDTVLWTLGARGAVLREATQYMEVISLGMPFLFGFFVFISLMRGYGDTVTPMLVMFGTVVLNVVIDPLFIFGFGPIPDGLGVQGAAIATVISRFVATVVGIAIMLRGNRGVQIRFSQMRPDLAFFKKMFGIGVPASIEGTGRSVSVNLMLIVVAIFSSGFVAAFGVGIRIFSVIFLPAIAVGQGVETMVGQNIGAGKYDRAKRTADTAAVGMFAALSVLAVVVFAFTEPIVSPLSPNEEVTDIAVTFLRVVAPTFGFIGVMRSYNGAFRGSGKTMVSAAIAITMLGIIRLPIAWVLSRGIDPVASMVPFATGQAGIWASFVVSNTLGAVIAFAWFRRGTWRGADVRGRGAVDASPTDD